A single window of Pseudomonas lijiangensis DNA harbors:
- a CDS encoding Tc toxin subunit A: MRNTFAACRPVSVRGVKVCFTFSLAVFSSGHFKDEMTRCVAIMKKEAGKVAQADSALAILLKRFAQPQMSQTAISDQFPSVFSIAKGTTAQLLESDPLLHISTARNMHAASISMSAAIARQFRERRLTASVRRALRYENEISSLVDTPTYTDMFNPDWASHCPPDAIEATTSPIAYLADLYREVEAIEKTGDHERAIPLATRRPDLASLVLDHNALNCIEPTLVLANEILEKSIRSYLDGISLPDKSVDDAMLEVRYPFTLPYERYQQQINYVLNRRKRLPGDPIRAADPAYPYFKEPGVHSLLSDIALIQDSGLGPVQQGMLVEAPHMVAVAPDDSGKTPRLRRINPRNGRLESGFPAMSSFFKDNFGTDDIYGLTDTQVFCLRTGLSTDQLDSLLSLGPYAPSLSANVKDPGTPVDGSAYGSIYINAAQSPAIAIQSSEEEGSPVHRLINCPLERFDRMNRLIRLANWLQLSFDEVDQLLTASQQAEQRVIDTLLQRASPPAHLITPNTLRALGLFQAARNRYEVTAEDFSALLYGLAVHGRGKTPSQFDRIFNNQALFSIPLVLDGSSFEVTPKNETERQKIDHLCAALGLTYEMYRFVAKVVEQSWGGKPLQWTREVVSAFYRLVRLPRYLGLSTIEALALLELLDNGGSQLVSKLAGITQIVTYYASANTDTLSVIHALMDCAQWLQENKWTVAQMCRLVLPALTLPVATDAEHNLLRQIHSRLASALITDSSFAQIGLPDSSESLQIDAQGGEYYVSEPIDWFAELSRIVDTGEQNPASKGLVKYLKGEAEESFEETLSNEVKFVLSMLGLPVEELHPKITNMIMRARGAQEALLMEGLAGYLSTSADQAKAVLFWSEGNRYQLLSEVLRVYGPGSTANVAIGDEVLLVLDALSKRAMLSGHLTLSSTLIIQYVEHPEWFGLPDTELSLQSVYFLTRYASTLRLSEQNEDTLLDYFRLINTLWEGATEGDKRLIRDSAASKLAGFLRWGVRDVLAVAHRLNPESGVIFTLPEFDVLVRESLLSRHTGLDANALLALHELTPTTSTELYRRAADLALSCLTETRPASTLDEVGQSHSSVITVTPDYLVAQRESDIATYTITLRDFMDQPLSDVTVNWTTDLGVLDQTINITDDNGQASNTMHSGNVMGMAHVVAHYGLGEQLMAPVVVIDCDESSLHFTEGEYEPSKALANNLEAIYFSIRMVDDYDNTGIDRAVEWGATLGEFKRFQTYTNQQGITEAELRSRPAGESIAIARYKNGRDWEFIPVEFVSIPYFQYVRFNNTVVSGIETEVECSLVELDGTPVVGREITWSDDMGGLLETTSTTDDRGIASARFKTDQEGKVVVTISAGEPIKNKSSEQTTIHPGVVIDRSEASSTEFLVGSADPLVFSVWLKAGSQPARRFPVDWLVNNLPVTTTQTDSEGMARFSSKFERGNHVVKALVSGIGLAVEFPVYAMPPCKFQITSEGGYSDESPYLLGRTYERNILVKVIDESDEPLEGVEFRLDYEEKLACYISHVGETRVSSLEGTRFYTDVRRGIEYGDIEIFLSGRLPKPMRQIYKVGWICKMASVYIRREDASGYILLDNAAPGYGSEMNVPPGFSTTLDFAVEAKDWHATLPLEIHSSGLMKATMNVPVAAGLEIRDWMTCSGAVLLDGYLVIMPSGAEVSMPFTQ; this comes from the coding sequence TTGCGCAATACCTTCGCCGCCTGTCGCCCGGTTTCAGTGAGAGGCGTCAAGGTCTGCTTCACTTTTTCGTTAGCGGTCTTTAGCAGTGGCCATTTCAAGGACGAAATGACTCGGTGTGTTGCCATCATGAAGAAGGAAGCTGGAAAAGTTGCCCAGGCAGATTCTGCCTTGGCGATCCTGTTGAAAAGATTTGCTCAGCCTCAAATGTCCCAGACGGCTATCAGCGACCAATTCCCCTCGGTGTTCAGTATTGCCAAAGGCACCACCGCGCAACTCCTGGAATCCGATCCTCTGCTGCACATATCGACTGCGCGCAACATGCACGCTGCATCGATTTCCATGAGCGCAGCTATCGCCCGGCAATTTCGTGAACGGCGGCTGACAGCCTCGGTGCGGCGTGCGTTACGTTACGAAAACGAGATTTCCAGTCTGGTAGACACGCCTACCTATACCGACATGTTCAACCCTGACTGGGCCAGCCATTGTCCTCCCGACGCAATCGAAGCCACCACTTCGCCGATTGCCTACCTGGCTGATCTGTACCGGGAAGTAGAAGCCATCGAAAAGACTGGCGACCATGAGCGCGCGATCCCCCTGGCCACTCGACGGCCCGATCTGGCTTCACTGGTGCTGGACCATAACGCGCTCAATTGCATTGAGCCGACCCTGGTGCTGGCCAATGAAATCCTTGAAAAATCTATTCGCAGCTATCTCGATGGCATCAGCCTGCCAGACAAGTCGGTAGACGACGCCATGCTGGAAGTCCGTTACCCCTTCACCTTGCCTTACGAGCGCTACCAGCAGCAGATCAACTACGTGCTCAATCGCAGGAAGCGCCTGCCCGGCGATCCGATTCGAGCCGCGGATCCGGCTTATCCGTACTTCAAGGAGCCGGGTGTGCACTCGCTGTTGTCGGATATTGCGTTGATACAGGACAGCGGTCTGGGGCCTGTGCAGCAGGGGATGCTGGTTGAAGCGCCGCACATGGTCGCGGTTGCGCCTGATGATTCTGGAAAGACGCCCCGCCTGAGACGTATCAACCCTAGAAACGGGAGGCTTGAAAGCGGGTTTCCGGCAATGTCGAGTTTCTTCAAGGATAACTTTGGTACCGATGACATCTATGGATTGACCGATACCCAGGTCTTCTGCCTCAGAACCGGACTCAGTACTGACCAACTGGATTCATTGTTGTCGTTGGGGCCTTATGCTCCTTCGCTGTCAGCCAACGTCAAGGATCCTGGTACGCCGGTCGATGGTTCGGCCTATGGCTCGATTTATATCAATGCCGCGCAAAGCCCTGCGATAGCCATTCAGTCCTCGGAGGAAGAAGGATCTCCTGTTCATCGCCTGATCAATTGTCCCCTCGAGCGCTTTGATCGCATGAACCGCCTGATTCGCCTCGCGAACTGGCTGCAACTGTCTTTTGATGAGGTGGATCAATTGCTGACCGCTTCGCAACAAGCGGAACAGCGTGTAATCGATACCTTGCTACAGCGCGCTTCTCCACCTGCGCACCTGATTACCCCGAACACACTGCGTGCGCTTGGGTTGTTTCAGGCTGCACGCAACCGTTATGAGGTAACGGCGGAAGATTTTTCAGCACTGCTGTACGGTCTGGCCGTGCATGGCAGGGGGAAGACACCGTCGCAGTTCGACCGGATCTTCAATAACCAAGCCCTGTTTTCCATACCGCTGGTTCTGGACGGCTCGTCCTTTGAGGTCACGCCGAAAAATGAAACCGAACGCCAGAAGATCGATCACCTCTGTGCGGCTCTCGGGCTGACCTACGAGATGTACCGTTTCGTTGCCAAGGTCGTCGAGCAGTCCTGGGGAGGGAAGCCCTTGCAGTGGACGCGGGAGGTTGTGTCTGCGTTTTATCGGTTGGTCAGGCTGCCTCGCTATCTTGGGCTAAGCACTATCGAAGCGCTGGCACTTCTGGAGTTGCTCGACAATGGTGGGAGTCAATTGGTCTCGAAGCTGGCCGGTATTACCCAGATTGTCACGTACTACGCCTCTGCCAATACCGATACGCTGAGTGTCATTCATGCCTTGATGGATTGCGCTCAATGGCTGCAGGAAAATAAATGGACCGTCGCCCAGATGTGTCGTCTGGTCCTGCCCGCTCTGACCCTGCCGGTCGCAACTGATGCCGAACATAACCTGTTGAGGCAAATCCATTCCCGACTGGCTTCTGCACTGATCACCGACAGCAGCTTTGCCCAGATCGGTTTGCCTGATTCCTCAGAGTCTCTGCAGATCGATGCCCAGGGCGGGGAATATTATGTCAGCGAGCCGATTGACTGGTTTGCCGAGTTGAGCCGTATTGTTGACACAGGAGAGCAAAACCCTGCCTCCAAAGGGTTGGTGAAGTATCTGAAAGGGGAAGCCGAGGAGTCTTTTGAAGAGACTCTCAGCAATGAAGTGAAGTTTGTATTGAGCATGCTAGGGCTGCCTGTCGAAGAGCTGCACCCCAAAATCACCAATATGATCATGCGGGCAAGGGGGGCGCAGGAAGCCTTGCTGATGGAAGGCCTCGCGGGATATCTGAGTACCTCCGCAGATCAGGCAAAGGCTGTGTTGTTCTGGAGTGAGGGCAATCGCTATCAATTGCTGTCGGAAGTGCTGCGTGTTTACGGGCCAGGCTCCACAGCGAATGTTGCTATTGGTGACGAGGTCTTGCTGGTGCTGGATGCGCTATCAAAGCGTGCAATGCTCAGCGGGCACCTGACGTTGAGTTCGACGCTGATCATTCAATATGTCGAGCATCCCGAATGGTTTGGTCTGCCTGATACCGAGCTGTCTCTGCAATCCGTTTATTTCCTCACTAGGTATGCCAGCACATTGCGCCTCAGTGAGCAGAATGAAGACACCCTGCTCGACTATTTTCGGTTGATCAACACCCTTTGGGAGGGGGCGACAGAAGGAGACAAGCGTCTGATACGCGACAGCGCCGCCAGCAAACTGGCCGGTTTCCTGCGTTGGGGGGTACGTGACGTTCTTGCGGTTGCTCACCGTTTGAACCCCGAGTCTGGTGTTATCTTCACTCTTCCCGAGTTCGATGTTCTGGTACGCGAATCCCTGCTGAGCCGGCATACCGGACTGGACGCCAATGCTCTGTTGGCGCTGCATGAGCTGACCCCGACAACATCGACCGAGCTTTACCGCCGGGCAGCGGATCTGGCATTGAGCTGTCTGACGGAAACTCGGCCTGCCAGTACTCTGGATGAGGTCGGCCAGAGTCATTCCAGTGTGATCACTGTGACCCCGGATTATCTGGTGGCCCAGCGTGAGAGCGACATCGCGACCTACACCATCACCTTGCGTGATTTCATGGACCAACCGCTAAGCGATGTGACCGTTAACTGGACGACGGATCTGGGTGTGCTGGATCAGACCATTAACATTACTGACGACAACGGACAGGCCTCGAACACAATGCACAGCGGCAACGTGATGGGTATGGCTCATGTTGTTGCTCATTACGGACTGGGCGAACAATTGATGGCCCCTGTAGTGGTGATTGATTGCGATGAGAGTTCCTTGCACTTCACTGAGGGCGAGTACGAACCCTCGAAAGCGCTGGCCAATAATCTTGAGGCTATTTATTTTTCGATCAGGATGGTCGATGACTATGACAATACAGGCATTGATCGTGCCGTCGAATGGGGAGCGACGCTGGGCGAATTCAAACGCTTTCAAACGTACACAAATCAGCAAGGTATTACCGAGGCAGAGTTACGCAGTCGACCTGCCGGAGAATCCATCGCGATTGCACGGTATAAAAACGGTCGGGATTGGGAGTTCATTCCTGTTGAGTTTGTGAGTATTCCCTATTTTCAATATGTTCGTTTCAACAATACGGTCGTTTCGGGTATTGAAACTGAGGTGGAGTGTAGTCTTGTCGAACTGGATGGTACTCCTGTGGTGGGAAGGGAGATCACCTGGAGTGATGACATGGGTGGCCTGCTGGAAACAACAAGCACTACCGATGACAGGGGCATTGCCAGCGCACGATTCAAGACTGATCAAGAGGGTAAAGTGGTTGTCACGATCAGTGCCGGTGAGCCGATCAAGAACAAAAGCAGCGAGCAAACAACAATCCATCCTGGAGTCGTCATTGACAGGTCCGAAGCCAGCAGCACCGAGTTTCTGGTGGGCAGTGCCGATCCCCTCGTATTTTCCGTATGGCTCAAGGCAGGAAGCCAGCCAGCCCGGCGCTTCCCGGTTGATTGGTTGGTCAATAACTTGCCCGTGACGACCACTCAAACAGACAGTGAAGGGATGGCCAGGTTCAGTTCGAAGTTTGAGAGGGGGAATCATGTCGTCAAGGCTTTAGTCAGTGGAATAGGGCTGGCTGTTGAATTTCCGGTTTATGCCATGCCGCCTTGCAAGTTTCAGATCACCAGCGAGGGGGGGTATAGCGATGAAAGTCCTTACTTGTTGGGAAGGACGTATGAGCGGAATATTCTGGTAAAAGTCATTGATGAAAGTGATGAGCCTCTTGAGGGCGTAGAGTTCAGGTTGGATTATGAAGAAAAGCTGGCATGTTATATTAGTCATGTGGGTGAAACTCGGGTTTCCTCTTTGGAAGGTACCCGGTTTTACACTGATGTAAGGAGGGGTATTGAGTATGGTGATATCGAGATTTTCCTAAGTGGGCGACTGCCAAAACCAATGAGGCAAATCTATAAGGTGGGTTGGATATGTAAAATGGCATCTGTCTATATAAGGCGTGAGGATGCTTCTGGTTATATACTTTTAGATAATGCTGCTCCCGGTTATGGTTCTGAAATGAATGTTCCTCCAGGCTTTAGCACGACGCTTGATTTTGCTGTTGAAGCTAAAGATTGGCATGCAACACTTCCTCTAGAGATTCATTCTAGTGGGCTTATGAAAGCAACAATGAATGTGCCGGTTGCTGCAGGATTGGAAATCAGGGACTGGATGACTTGTTCTGGAGCTGTTCTTCTGGATGGCTATCTGGTCATTATGCCGAGTGGGGCCGAAGTTTCCATGCCTTTTACTCAATGA
- a CDS encoding amidohydrolase family protein: MPPIFDAHCHIIDPHFPLKANNGYLPDPFSVVDYQAAVTPLGVTGGAVVSGSFQAFDQGYLLEALRRLGPEFVGVTQLPASVTDAELDTLNGFGVRALRFNLKRGGSEQLDQLESLARRVHRQVGWHSELYIDSRELAEIETRLLQLPAISIDHLGLSREGLPTVLRLAEGGVRIKACGFGRVDFAVDQALKDIYSANPHALMFGTDLPSTRAPRPFQASDIELVMESLGEKAAHKVLWENAADFYRI, from the coding sequence ATGCCGCCCATTTTCGATGCCCACTGCCACATCATCGACCCGCACTTTCCGCTCAAGGCCAACAATGGCTATCTGCCCGACCCTTTCAGCGTCGTGGACTACCAGGCTGCCGTCACCCCTCTGGGTGTCACCGGCGGTGCAGTAGTTTCCGGTTCGTTTCAGGCTTTCGACCAGGGTTATCTGCTTGAAGCCCTGCGACGGCTAGGTCCGGAATTTGTCGGCGTGACCCAGTTGCCCGCCAGCGTCACCGATGCCGAGCTCGATACACTCAACGGCTTCGGCGTGCGCGCCCTGCGCTTCAATCTCAAGCGTGGCGGCTCGGAGCAACTGGATCAGCTCGAGTCCCTGGCCAGACGTGTGCATCGGCAGGTGGGCTGGCATTCGGAGCTTTATATCGACTCCCGTGAACTGGCCGAAATCGAAACCCGCCTGCTGCAATTGCCTGCCATCAGCATCGACCATCTGGGTCTGAGCCGCGAAGGCCTGCCCACTGTACTGCGCCTTGCTGAGGGCGGTGTGCGGATAAAGGCATGCGGCTTCGGGCGTGTGGACTTTGCGGTGGATCAGGCGCTCAAGGATATTTACTCGGCCAACCCTCATGCTCTGATGTTCGGCACCGACCTGCCCTCGACCCGCGCACCCCGCCCTTTCCAGGCGAGCGATATCGAACTGGTCATGGAGTCACTGGGCGAAAAGGCCGCACACAAGGTTCTATGGGAGAACGCGGCGGACTTCTATCGGATATGA
- a CDS encoding AAA family ATPase, giving the protein MEHREALIALRTFLSTQILGQEKLIERLLIALLADGHMLVEGAPGLAKTKAIKELAEGVEAQFHRIQFTPDLLPADITGTEIYRPETGSFVFQQGPIFHNLVLADEINRAPAKVQSALLEAMAERQVSVGRSTYDLSPLFLVMATQNPIEQEGTYPLPEAQLDRFLMHVKIGFPDAAVERKILQQARGEALNGETKPERRISQQAIFAARKEILGLYMADAVEEYLVQLVMATRTPAKFDQELAEWIGYGASPRGSISLDRCARAHAWLAGRDFVSPEDIQAVLFDVLRHRIILSFEAEAAGIDQDRVIQRILDVVAVA; this is encoded by the coding sequence ATGGAACATCGTGAAGCGCTGATTGCGCTGCGAACATTTCTTTCAACGCAGATCCTCGGCCAGGAAAAGCTGATCGAACGCTTGCTGATTGCCTTGCTTGCCGACGGCCACATGCTGGTCGAAGGCGCTCCGGGTCTGGCCAAGACCAAGGCCATCAAGGAACTGGCCGAAGGCGTCGAAGCGCAGTTCCATCGTATTCAGTTCACCCCCGACCTGCTGCCGGCGGATATCACCGGCACCGAGATCTACCGCCCGGAAACCGGCAGCTTTGTCTTCCAGCAAGGGCCGATCTTTCACAATCTGGTGCTGGCCGACGAAATCAACCGTGCGCCGGCCAAGGTGCAATCGGCCCTGCTCGAAGCCATGGCCGAACGTCAGGTCAGCGTCGGACGCAGCACCTATGACCTGTCGCCACTGTTTCTGGTCATGGCCACGCAGAACCCCATCGAACAGGAAGGCACCTATCCGCTGCCCGAAGCGCAGCTGGATCGATTCCTGATGCACGTCAAGATCGGTTTCCCCGATGCAGCCGTAGAGCGCAAGATCCTGCAACAGGCCCGTGGCGAAGCCCTCAACGGCGAAACCAAGCCCGAACGCCGGATCAGCCAGCAGGCTATCTTTGCCGCCCGCAAGGAAATCCTCGGCCTGTACATGGCCGATGCGGTGGAGGAATACCTGGTGCAACTGGTCATGGCCACCCGCACTCCGGCCAAGTTCGATCAGGAACTGGCCGAATGGATCGGCTATGGCGCCAGCCCTCGTGGCTCCATTTCCCTGGATCGCTGTGCACGGGCTCACGCCTGGCTGGCCGGACGCGACTTCGTCAGCCCTGAAGACATTCAGGCGGTGCTGTTCGACGTGCTGCGCCATCGCATCATCCTGTCGTTTGAAGCCGAGGCTGCCGGTATCGATCAGGACCGTGTCATCCAGCGGATCCTCGACGTCGTCGCCGTTGCCTGA